In one Pseudomonas tensinigenes genomic region, the following are encoded:
- the crp gene encoding cAMP-activated global transcriptional regulator CRP, with product MVAITPTPKIKNLDKLLMHCQRRRHAAKSNIICAGDRSDTLYFIIKGSVTILIEDDDGREMIIAYLNAGDFFGELGLFEQAGQEQQRSAWVRAKVECETAEISYAKFRELSQQDPDILYVLSGQIAQRLRNTTRKVGDLAFFDVTGRVARCLLELCKQPDAMTHPDGMQIKVTRQEIGRIVGCSREMVGRVLKDLEERNLVDVKGKTMVVFGTR from the coding sequence ATGGTTGCTATTACCCCCACACCCAAAATCAAGAATCTCGACAAGCTGTTGATGCATTGCCAGCGCCGTCGCCATGCGGCCAAGAGCAACATCATCTGTGCGGGCGATCGCTCGGACACGCTGTACTTCATCATCAAGGGTTCGGTGACGATCCTGATCGAGGATGACGACGGGCGCGAGATGATCATCGCTTACCTCAACGCCGGGGATTTCTTTGGTGAGCTGGGCCTGTTCGAGCAGGCGGGTCAGGAACAGCAGCGCAGTGCTTGGGTGCGGGCCAAGGTCGAGTGTGAAACCGCGGAAATCAGCTATGCCAAGTTCCGCGAATTGTCGCAGCAGGATCCAGACATTCTTTACGTACTCAGCGGACAAATCGCACAACGCCTGCGTAACACCACGCGCAAGGTCGGCGATCTGGCGTTTTTCGACGTCACTGGTCGAGTGGCGCGTTGCCTGCTGGAACTGTGCAAGCAGCCAGACGCGATGACGCATCCGGACGGCATGCAGATCAAGGTGACCCGTCAGGAAATCGGGCGGATTGTCGGTTGCTCGCGGGAGATGGTCGGTCGCGTGCTCAAGGATCTTGAGGAACGCAACCTGGTCGATGTGAAAGGCAAGACCATGGTGGTCTTCGGTACGCGCTAA
- the coq7 gene encoding 2-polyprenyl-3-methyl-6-methoxy-1,4-benzoquinone monooxygenase, whose amino-acid sequence MTTQRHYSPIDRLLLQADAAMRTLLPFSGQPYRPSPAILQPDTQMSDEDSRHVAGLMRINHTGEVCAQALYQGQALTAKLPQVREAMEHAAEEEIDHLVWCEQRIHQLGSHTSVLNPLFYGMSFGIGAVAGLISDKVSLGFVAATEHQVCKHLNEHLEQLPAEDEKSRAILEQMRIDEEHHAESALEAGGFRFPAPVKFGMSILAKVMTKSTYRI is encoded by the coding sequence ATGACTACCCAACGTCACTACTCGCCGATTGACCGTCTTCTGCTGCAAGCCGATGCCGCGATGCGTACCCTGCTGCCCTTCAGTGGCCAGCCGTACCGTCCGTCGCCGGCGATTTTGCAGCCGGACACGCAAATGAGCGACGAAGACAGCCGCCACGTCGCCGGCCTGATGCGCATCAACCATACCGGTGAAGTCTGCGCGCAGGCGCTGTATCAGGGACAGGCGCTGACCGCCAAGCTGCCTCAGGTGCGCGAGGCCATGGAGCACGCCGCCGAAGAGGAGATTGATCATCTGGTGTGGTGCGAACAACGCATTCATCAGTTGGGCAGCCATACCAGCGTGCTCAATCCGCTGTTTTACGGCATGTCGTTCGGGATTGGCGCGGTGGCCGGGTTGATCAGCGACAAGGTCAGCCTCGGTTTTGTTGCGGCGACCGAACATCAGGTTTGCAAACACTTGAATGAACATCTCGAACAGTTGCCGGCCGAGGACGAAAAATCCCGGGCGATTCTCGAGCAGATGCGCATTGATGAAGAACATCATGCCGAAAGTGCTTTGGAGGCTGGAGGTTTCCGTTTTCCGGCGCCGGTGAAGTTCGGGATGAGTATTCTGGCCAAAGTGATGACCAAGAGTACTTATCGGATTTGA
- the trpD gene encoding anthranilate phosphoribosyltransferase, with the protein MNIKTALSRIVEHLDLSTDEMRDVMREIMTGQCTDAQIGAFMMAMRMKSESIDEIVGAVSVMRELADQVELKTLDGVVDVVGTGGDGANIFNVSTASSFVVAAAGCTVAKHGNRAVSGKSGSADLLEAAGIYLNLTPVQVARCIDNVGIGFMFAQTHHKAMKYAAGPRRDLGLRTLFNMLGPLTNPAGVKHQVVGVFNKALCRPLAEVLQRLGSKHVLVVHSKDGLDEFSLAAPTFVAELKNNEISEYWVEPEDLGMKSQSLHGLSVDGPEASLALIRDALGKRKTENGQKAAEMIVLNAGAALYAADVASSLKQGVELAHDALHTGLAREKLEELGAFTAVFKVENEG; encoded by the coding sequence ATGAATATCAAGACAGCCCTGAGCCGTATCGTCGAACACCTCGACCTCAGCACCGATGAAATGCGCGATGTGATGCGCGAAATCATGACGGGCCAATGCACTGACGCGCAGATTGGCGCGTTCATGATGGCCATGCGCATGAAGAGCGAGAGCATCGACGAAATCGTCGGCGCCGTGTCGGTGATGCGTGAGCTGGCCGATCAGGTCGAACTGAAGACCCTCGACGGCGTCGTCGATGTGGTTGGCACCGGCGGTGACGGCGCAAACATCTTCAACGTGTCGACGGCTTCTTCGTTCGTCGTCGCGGCAGCCGGTTGCACCGTGGCCAAACACGGTAACCGCGCGGTATCGGGCAAGAGCGGCAGCGCCGACTTGCTCGAAGCGGCCGGCATTTATCTGAACCTGACACCGGTGCAAGTCGCGCGTTGCATCGACAACGTCGGCATCGGTTTCATGTTCGCCCAGACCCACCACAAAGCCATGAAATACGCCGCCGGCCCGCGCCGCGATCTCGGCCTGCGTACGCTGTTCAACATGCTCGGCCCGCTTACGAATCCGGCCGGTGTGAAGCATCAGGTTGTGGGCGTATTCAACAAGGCGCTGTGCCGGCCACTGGCCGAAGTCTTGCAGCGTCTGGGCAGCAAGCATGTGCTGGTGGTGCATTCGAAGGACGGTCTGGACGAGTTCAGTCTCGCTGCGCCGACTTTTGTCGCCGAGCTGAAAAACAACGAGATCAGCGAATATTGGGTCGAGCCGGAAGACCTCGGCATGAAGAGCCAGAGCCTGCACGGTCTATCGGTCGACGGCCCGGAAGCCTCGCTGGCGCTGATCCGCGATGCGTTGGGTAAGCGCAAAACCGAAAACGGCCAGAAAGCCGCCGAAATGATTGTGCTCAATGCCGGTGCAGCGCTGTATGCCGCTGACGTGGCCAGTAGTTTGAAACAGGGCGTCGAGCTTGCGCACGACGCTCTGCACACCGGCCTCGCTCGGGAAAAACTCGAGGAGCTGGGTGCCTTTACCGCGGTATTCAAAGTGGAGAATGAGGGATGA
- the estP gene encoding esterase EstP, with protein MIKQTLFVPLAGCLLALACAQANAAPNPYSNFIVFGDSLNDAGTFTDTGGPAGSTERYTNRTGPVYQDGSGELYSLNSTQLLGGRLGFSADQTASSSSAVRAENGQPDGNNWAVGGYRTDQILDSITTQSATGERTRAGYLPSNGFRADPNALYYISGGGNDFLQGRILSLPQANAAADRLADSVQTLQTAGAKYVMVWLLPDVGLTPAINGTPLQAFSSQLATQFNSQLVTRLQGINAEVIPLNIPVLLSEVFADPGRFGLATDQNLTATCFSGNSCTENARYGINSATPDPSKLIYNDGVHPTEAGQKLISDYAYSLLAAPWELTLLPEMAHATVRAHQDELRNQWQADWENWQAVGQWRAIVSAGGQHLDVDSQSSGASADGNGYNLNVGGSYRLNEAWRVGVAGGFYRQNLEAGHNDSDYKLNSYMATAFAQFQQNRWWADAALTGGKLDYDNLKRKFDLGASEGAEKGDTDGSLWAFSARVGYDIAQPGSEWHLSPFVSADYASVDVDGYSEKSNRATALTFDDQTRDSKRLGLGLQGKYNITPQTQVFGEYAHEREYEDDVQKVRIALNTLPANDFKLEGYTPQSHLNRLSLGVSHKLTADLALRGGYSLRKDDDFTQQGVNVGVVLDF; from the coding sequence ATGATCAAACAGACGTTGTTTGTACCGCTGGCCGGCTGCTTGCTCGCACTGGCCTGCGCCCAGGCCAATGCTGCGCCCAACCCCTATTCGAATTTCATTGTTTTCGGCGATAGCCTGAACGATGCCGGGACCTTTACCGACACCGGCGGCCCGGCCGGCTCCACCGAGCGTTACACCAACCGTACCGGGCCGGTGTATCAGGATGGCAGCGGTGAACTGTATTCATTGAATTCCACGCAACTACTCGGCGGGCGCCTGGGTTTTTCCGCAGACCAGACAGCCTCTTCCAGTTCCGCAGTGCGTGCCGAAAACGGTCAACCTGATGGCAACAACTGGGCGGTTGGCGGTTATCGTACTGACCAGATTCTCGACTCGATCACGACGCAATCCGCCACCGGCGAGCGCACCCGCGCCGGTTACCTGCCATCGAACGGCTTTCGCGCCGACCCGAATGCGCTGTATTACATCTCTGGCGGCGGTAACGACTTCCTGCAAGGGCGCATTCTCAGCCTGCCGCAGGCCAACGCCGCCGCCGATCGACTGGCTGACAGCGTGCAAACCCTGCAAACCGCCGGCGCCAAATACGTGATGGTATGGCTGTTGCCTGATGTTGGCCTGACCCCGGCCATCAACGGTACGCCGCTGCAAGCCTTCAGCAGCCAGCTCGCCACGCAGTTCAACAGCCAGTTGGTCACACGCCTGCAAGGCATCAACGCCGAAGTCATTCCGCTGAACATTCCGGTGCTGCTCTCGGAAGTGTTTGCCGATCCTGGGCGCTTTGGCCTCGCCACCGATCAGAACCTGACCGCGACCTGCTTCAGTGGCAATAGCTGCACCGAGAACGCCCGTTACGGGATCAACAGCGCGACACCCGACCCGAGCAAGCTGATCTACAACGACGGCGTACACCCGACCGAGGCCGGGCAAAAGCTGATCTCTGACTATGCCTATTCCCTGCTCGCCGCGCCGTGGGAACTGACGCTGTTACCGGAAATGGCCCACGCCACCGTGCGCGCGCATCAGGATGAACTGCGCAACCAATGGCAAGCGGATTGGGAGAACTGGCAGGCAGTCGGCCAGTGGCGGGCGATTGTTTCCGCCGGTGGCCAGCATCTGGATGTCGACAGCCAAAGCAGCGGCGCCAGTGCCGATGGCAATGGTTACAACCTCAACGTCGGTGGCAGCTATCGCTTGAATGAAGCCTGGCGCGTCGGCGTGGCAGGCGGTTTCTACCGGCAGAATCTGGAGGCCGGACATAACGACTCGGACTACAAACTCAACAGCTACATGGCCACGGCATTCGCCCAGTTCCAGCAGAACCGCTGGTGGGCTGACGCGGCGTTGACCGGCGGTAAACTCGACTACGACAACCTCAAGCGCAAGTTCGATCTGGGCGCCAGCGAAGGTGCGGAGAAAGGCGACACTGACGGCAGCCTCTGGGCCTTCAGCGCGCGTGTCGGTTACGACATTGCCCAGCCGGGCAGCGAGTGGCACCTGTCGCCATTCGTCAGCGCCGACTACGCCAGCGTTGATGTCGATGGTTATTCAGAGAAGAGCAACCGCGCCACGGCATTGACCTTTGATGATCAGACTCGCGATTCGAAACGTCTGGGTCTGGGCTTGCAGGGCAAGTACAACATCACCCCGCAAACCCAGGTGTTTGGCGAATACGCTCACGAGCGTGAGTACGAAGATGATGTGCAGAAGGTGCGTATTGCGCTCAATACCTTGCCGGCGAATGACTTCAAACTTGAAGGCTATACGCCGCAGAGTCATTTGAACCGCTTGAGTCTGGGCGTCAGCCACAAGCTCACGGCTGATCTGGCGCTGCGCGGCGGTTACTCGTTGCGCAAGGATGATGACTTTACACAGCAGGGCGTTAACGTCGGAGTGGTGCTGGATTTCTAA
- the trpC gene encoding indole-3-glycerol phosphate synthase TrpC, which yields MSVPTVLENILARKVQEVAERSARVSLSELESLAKAADAPRGFAQALLTQAKKKQPAVIAEIKKASPSKGVIRENFVPADIAKSYEKGGATCLSVLTDIDYFQGADAYLQQARAACSLPVIRKDFMIDPYQIVEARALGADCVLLIVSALDDVKMAELAAVAKSVGLDVLVEVHDGDELERALKTLDTPLVGVNNRNLHTFDVSLETTLDLLPRIPRDRLVITESGILNRADVELMEISDVYSFLVGEAFMRAENPGTELQRLFFPERGTSISGSTLD from the coding sequence ATGAGTGTACCGACGGTTCTGGAAAACATTCTGGCGCGCAAAGTTCAGGAAGTCGCCGAGCGTAGCGCTCGCGTCAGCCTGAGCGAGCTGGAAAGTCTGGCCAAGGCGGCCGATGCACCCCGTGGTTTTGCCCAGGCATTGCTGACCCAGGCGAAGAAGAAGCAGCCTGCGGTGATTGCCGAAATCAAAAAGGCTTCGCCAAGCAAAGGCGTGATCCGCGAGAACTTCGTTCCCGCCGACATCGCCAAGAGCTACGAGAAGGGCGGGGCGACCTGTCTGTCCGTGCTGACCGACATCGATTACTTCCAGGGCGCCGATGCGTACCTGCAACAGGCCCGTGCCGCGTGCAGCCTGCCGGTTATCCGCAAGGACTTCATGATCGATCCTTACCAGATCGTTGAAGCCCGTGCGCTGGGCGCCGACTGTGTGCTGTTGATCGTCTCCGCACTGGATGACGTGAAAATGGCCGAGCTGGCCGCCGTCGCCAAAAGCGTCGGTCTCGATGTGTTGGTCGAAGTGCACGACGGTGATGAACTGGAACGTGCGTTGAAAACCCTCGACACACCGCTGGTCGGAGTCAACAACCGTAACCTGCACACCTTTGATGTCAGCCTGGAAACCACCCTCGACCTGCTGCCGCGCATTCCGCGCGATCGTCTGGTGATTACCGAGAGCGGCATCCTCAACCGCGCCGATGTCGAGTTGATGGAAATCAGTGACGTTTACTCGTTCCTGGTCGGTGAAGCGTTCATGCGCGCCGAGAATCCGGGCACTGAACTGCAGCGACTGTTCTTCCCGGAGCGTGGCACTTCCATCAGCGGTTCGACCCTCGACTGA
- a CDS encoding SDR family NAD(P)-dependent oxidoreductase, which translates to MTRYALITGASSGIGLAMAEALARRGRSLILVARQRDQLESIAIELTQRFGIEVLFRACDLGEPLRLSGFLLELEEGDRHIDLLVNCAGIGTCGPFLAQDWMTEQDLIEVNILALTRLCHAIGNSMALQGGGQILNVASVAAFNPGPWMSTYYASKAYVLHFSEALRVELKQSAVKVSVLCPGPTRTAFFRTAQLNSDKLKDSKLLMSPEEVALYTVRALDKNRAIIIPGRRNRWFAFLPRLGSRWLNRTIVGMVNKAYCPR; encoded by the coding sequence ATGACCCGTTACGCACTGATCACCGGCGCCTCCAGCGGCATCGGCCTGGCGATGGCCGAAGCACTGGCCCGGCGTGGCCGCAGCCTGATTCTGGTGGCCCGACAGCGTGATCAGCTGGAAAGCATTGCGATCGAATTGACCCAGCGTTTTGGCATCGAGGTACTGTTCCGCGCCTGCGATCTGGGCGAGCCATTGCGTCTGTCCGGCTTCCTGCTGGAACTGGAAGAAGGTGACCGGCATATCGACTTGCTGGTCAATTGCGCCGGCATCGGCACCTGCGGCCCGTTTCTCGCGCAGGACTGGATGACCGAGCAGGATCTGATCGAAGTGAACATCCTCGCCCTCACCCGCCTCTGCCACGCCATCGGCAACAGCATGGCGCTACAGGGTGGCGGGCAGATTCTCAACGTTGCCTCGGTCGCCGCGTTCAATCCCGGCCCGTGGATGAGCACCTACTACGCCAGCAAGGCGTATGTGCTGCACTTCTCCGAAGCCTTGCGGGTTGAACTCAAACAAAGTGCGGTGAAGGTTTCGGTGCTCTGCCCCGGCCCGACCCGTACGGCATTTTTCCGCACGGCACAGCTCAACAGCGACAAACTCAAAGACAGCAAATTGCTGATGAGTCCCGAGGAGGTTGCGCTGTACACCGTGCGCGCCCTCGACAAGAACCGCGCCATCATCATTCCGGGGCGGCGCAACCGCTGGTTCGCGTTTTTACCGCGACTGGGTTCGCGCTGGCTCAACCGTACCATTGTCGGCATGGTCAACAAGGCTTACTGCCCGCGCTGA
- the speD gene encoding adenosylmethionine decarboxylase, giving the protein MKSKLKLHGFNNLTKTLSFNIYDICYAETPQDQQAYVEYINQEYNAERLTQILTEVVEIIGANILNIASQNYEPQGASVTILISEEPVTPTESQIEESPGPLPEIILAHLDKSHITVHTYPEIHPDDGIATFRVDIDVSTCGVISPLKALNFLIHQFDSDIVTVDYRVRGFTRDVEGNKHFIDHEINSIQNYLSEDTRDAYQMTDVNVYQENLFHTKMLLKNFELDNYLFGDATSNLSSEQRAQVTDRVKHEMLEIFYARNMPT; this is encoded by the coding sequence GTGAAAAGCAAACTCAAGCTCCACGGGTTCAATAACCTGACAAAGACCTTGAGCTTCAACATCTATGACATCTGCTACGCGGAGACCCCGCAAGACCAGCAGGCTTACGTCGAGTACATCAATCAAGAGTACAACGCCGAACGCCTGACGCAGATCCTCACGGAAGTTGTCGAAATCATTGGTGCCAACATTCTGAACATTGCGAGTCAGAACTATGAGCCTCAGGGTGCCAGCGTCACGATTCTGATTTCTGAAGAGCCGGTAACCCCGACTGAAAGCCAGATCGAAGAATCGCCAGGCCCGTTGCCCGAAATTATCCTGGCCCACCTCGACAAGAGCCATATCACGGTGCATACCTACCCGGAAATCCATCCGGACGACGGTATTGCAACCTTCCGTGTGGACATCGACGTGTCGACTTGTGGTGTCATCTCACCGCTGAAAGCGCTCAATTTCCTCATTCACCAGTTCGATTCGGACATCGTGACTGTGGATTATCGTGTGCGCGGCTTCACCCGTGACGTTGAAGGCAACAAGCACTTCATCGATCACGAGATCAACTCGATCCAGAACTACCTGTCCGAAGACACTCGCGACGCGTACCAGATGACCGACGTGAACGTGTACCAGGAAAACCTGTTCCACACCAAAATGCTGCTGAAGAACTTCGAACTGGATAACTACCTGTTCGGCGACGCCACCAGCAACCTGTCCTCCGAGCAACGCGCTCAGGTGACTGACCGGGTGAAACACGAAATGCTCGAAATCTTCTACGCGCGCAACATGCCGACCTAA
- a CDS encoding DUF805 domain-containing protein — protein MSEPRYKIVFDGALQPAVDITTAKLNLADLFKSDVAAIERLFSGRTVALKRDLSHSDAQAYLQALSKTGIDARIEAETAIELNLADVHEHTAVVAEPDSPYAPPRASVGESQAEFATLKPFSVEGRIGRLRFLAWTMVLSLVTLPIVGVFALLALGLVSGDSTTGLIIGGIFAFFLFVAFLIVSILFSVQRLHDIGWSGWLWLLNLVPFVGSFFPLVIMVVPGNTGANRYGPPPPPNSTAVKVLCSLWIVFFALIFVGGMLGGISAIQQEYESNLESSYESGSVTTDEVEVQVESPVDSADEAAEAAQAPVDSAKE, from the coding sequence ATGAGCGAACCCCGTTACAAGATCGTGTTCGACGGAGCTCTACAGCCCGCTGTCGATATCACCACGGCCAAACTCAATCTGGCGGATCTGTTCAAAAGCGATGTGGCCGCGATCGAACGCCTGTTCAGTGGCCGCACCGTCGCACTCAAGCGTGATTTGTCCCACAGTGATGCGCAGGCCTATCTGCAAGCGCTGAGCAAAACCGGGATCGACGCACGCATTGAAGCTGAAACGGCAATCGAGCTGAACCTGGCGGACGTCCATGAGCACACCGCCGTTGTGGCCGAACCGGACTCGCCGTATGCACCGCCTCGCGCAAGCGTTGGCGAAAGCCAGGCTGAGTTCGCCACACTCAAGCCGTTCAGCGTCGAAGGGCGAATCGGTCGCTTGCGCTTTCTGGCGTGGACGATGGTCCTGAGCCTGGTGACCCTGCCCATTGTCGGCGTGTTCGCCCTGCTGGCTCTGGGGCTGGTCAGCGGCGATTCCACCACTGGCCTGATCATCGGCGGAATCTTCGCCTTTTTCCTGTTTGTCGCATTCCTGATTGTCAGCATTCTGTTCAGCGTCCAGCGTCTGCACGATATCGGCTGGTCGGGCTGGCTCTGGTTGCTGAACCTGGTGCCGTTCGTGGGCAGTTTCTTTCCGCTGGTGATCATGGTCGTACCGGGCAATACCGGCGCCAATCGCTATGGCCCTCCCCCGCCGCCCAACAGCACCGCCGTGAAAGTGCTGTGCTCCCTGTGGATCGTGTTCTTCGCGCTGATCTTTGTCGGTGGAATGCTCGGCGGGATCTCGGCTATCCAGCAGGAATATGAAAGCAATCTGGAAAGCAGCTACGAAAGTGGCTCGGTGACCACTGATGAAGTCGAAGTACAAGTCGAATCACCTGTGGATTCCGCCGACGAGGCAGCCGAAGCGGCGCAGGCCCCTGTAGACTCTGCGAAAGAATGA
- a CDS encoding histidine triad nucleotide-binding protein, whose product MDTLFTKIINREIPAKIIYEDDQVLAFHDIAPQAPVHFLVIPKKPVRTLNDLTEDDKALAGHILFTAQRLALELGCEEGFRVVMNCNEKGGQTVYHIHMHVLGQRQMNWPPG is encoded by the coding sequence GTGGATACTCTGTTCACCAAGATCATCAACCGGGAAATTCCGGCCAAGATCATCTACGAGGACGACCAGGTTCTGGCGTTCCACGACATCGCCCCTCAGGCACCGGTGCATTTCCTGGTGATCCCGAAAAAACCGGTGCGCACCCTCAATGACCTGACCGAAGACGACAAGGCTCTGGCCGGGCACATCCTGTTCACTGCGCAGCGTCTGGCATTGGAGCTGGGTTGCGAAGAAGGTTTCCGCGTGGTGATGAACTGCAATGAGAAAGGTGGGCAGACCGTCTACCACATCCATATGCACGTACTCGGTCAGCGGCAGATGAACTGGCCGCCGGGCTAA
- a CDS encoding lipoate--protein ligase family protein: MSLPTPLTIEAGLQAEQDLLASVCAGDSEFGLLFWQPSDRALVMPRRLNRLPGFDRASEVSAAGGWPVLLRETGGEPVPQSAATINIALVYAPPRSEGDLNRIETGYRRLCDPICQLLDELGGTASLGEIDGAFCDGRFNVNLDGRKMVGTAQRWRQSQGGQRPVGLVHGAMLMDNERESMVAAVNRFNEACGLEQRVRAQSHIALHEKFNAPQALARLDELFRLMLAQMYSA; this comes from the coding sequence ATGTCGCTGCCAACCCCCCTGACCATCGAAGCCGGCCTGCAAGCCGAACAGGATTTGCTGGCCTCGGTTTGCGCCGGCGACTCCGAATTCGGCCTGCTGTTCTGGCAACCCAGTGATCGCGCGCTGGTCATGCCGCGCCGCCTCAATCGTCTCCCCGGTTTCGACCGCGCCTCTGAAGTCTCCGCCGCCGGCGGCTGGCCCGTCCTGCTGCGCGAAACCGGCGGCGAACCCGTGCCGCAATCTGCCGCCACTATCAACATCGCTCTGGTCTACGCACCACCGCGCAGCGAAGGCGACCTCAATCGCATCGAAACCGGCTACCGCCGCTTGTGCGATCCGATCTGTCAGTTGCTCGACGAGTTGGGTGGCACGGCATCGTTGGGTGAAATCGACGGTGCGTTCTGCGACGGTCGCTTCAACGTCAATCTCGACGGCCGCAAAATGGTCGGCACCGCGCAGCGCTGGCGCCAGAGTCAGGGTGGACAGCGCCCGGTCGGTCTGGTGCACGGTGCGATGCTGATGGATAACGAACGGGAATCGATGGTCGCAGCGGTCAATCGCTTCAACGAAGCGTGTGGCCTGGAACAGCGGGTGCGGGCGCAAAGCCACATCGCCCTGCATGAAAAATTCAACGCGCCACAGGCCTTGGCGCGTCTCGATGAGTTGTTTCGTTTGATGTTGGCGCAGATGTACAGCGCCTGA
- a CDS encoding aminodeoxychorismate/anthranilate synthase component II, which produces MLLMIDNYDSFTYNVVQYLGELGAEVKVVRNDELTVAEIEALKPERIVVSPGPCTPTEAGISIEAIKHFAGKLPILGVCLGHQSIGQAFGGDVVRARQVMHGKTSPVFHEDKGVFQGLNHPLTVTRYHSLIVKHDTLPDCLELTAWTQHDDGSVDEIMGLRHKTLNIEGVQFHPESILTEQGHELFANFLKQTGGTR; this is translated from the coding sequence ATGTTGCTGATGATCGACAACTACGACTCCTTTACTTACAACGTTGTGCAATACCTCGGCGAGCTGGGTGCCGAGGTCAAAGTTGTGCGCAACGACGAATTGACCGTCGCCGAAATCGAAGCGCTGAAACCTGAGCGCATCGTGGTATCGCCAGGCCCGTGTACACCGACCGAAGCCGGCATCTCCATCGAAGCCATCAAACACTTCGCCGGCAAGCTGCCGATCCTCGGTGTCTGCCTTGGCCACCAGTCCATCGGCCAAGCGTTTGGCGGCGATGTAGTCCGCGCCCGCCAAGTGATGCACGGTAAGACTAGCCCGGTATTCCACGAGGACAAGGGCGTTTTCCAAGGTCTGAATCATCCGTTGACGGTTACCCGCTACCACTCGCTGATCGTCAAGCACGACACTTTGCCCGATTGCCTCGAACTGACCGCGTGGACCCAACACGATGACGGTTCGGTTGACGAAATCATGGGCCTGCGTCACAAGACCCTGAACATTGAGGGCGTACAGTTCCACCCCGAGTCGATCCTGACCGAGCAGGGCCATGAACTGTTTGCCAACTTCCTCAAACAAACCGGCGGCACGCGCTAA
- a CDS encoding OsmC family protein, producing MKARIQWAGEAMFLGESGSGHVVVMDGPPDAGGRNLGVRPMEMLLLGVGGCSNFDVVSILKKSRQAVESCEAFLEAERATEDPKVFTKIHMHFVVKGRGLKEAQVKRAIELSAEKYCSASIMLGAAGVAITHDYEIVELG from the coding sequence ATGAAGGCACGCATCCAATGGGCTGGCGAAGCCATGTTCCTCGGCGAATCCGGTAGCGGTCATGTCGTGGTGATGGACGGTCCGCCGGACGCCGGTGGTCGTAATCTGGGTGTTCGCCCGATGGAAATGCTTCTGCTGGGTGTTGGCGGTTGCAGCAACTTCGACGTGGTCAGCATCCTGAAGAAGTCCCGTCAGGCGGTTGAAAGCTGCGAAGCTTTCCTTGAAGCCGAGCGCGCGACTGAAGATCCGAAGGTGTTCACCAAGATCCACATGCATTTCGTGGTCAAGGGCCGCGGCCTGAAAGAGGCCCAGGTCAAGCGCGCCATCGAACTGTCCGCCGAGAAGTATTGCTCCGCTTCGATCATGCTCGGTGCCGCCGGTGTCGCGATCACACACGACTATGAAATCGTCGAACTCGGTTGA